The following proteins come from a genomic window of Pseudochaenichthys georgianus chromosome 17, fPseGeo1.2, whole genome shotgun sequence:
- the LOC117462385 gene encoding nicotinamide riboside kinase 2-like isoform X2: protein MEAMVSTVKGWQENPVKFALSHGVSMSPESTTEEGIHILIVEGFLIYNYKPLIDVYDKCFYISIPYEECKKRRSTRTYTLPDPPGLFDGHVWPMYLRHRKEMEDNCERIAYLDGMTSKDDIYNKVYESFQNGLLNNL, encoded by the exons ATGGAGGCTATGGTTAGCACCGTGAAAGGCTGGCAGGAAAACCCTGTCAAGTTTGCCCTCTCCCACGGCGTCAGCATGTCACCTGAATCCACCACAGAGGAGGGGATCCATATCCTCATTGTGGAGGGGTTCCTCATCTACAACTACAA GCCTCTAATTGACGTCTACGACAAATGTTTCTACATTTCCATTCCTTATGAGGAGTGCAAAAAGAGGAGAAG TACAAGGACATACACCCTCCCCGACCCCCCCGGCCTGTTCGACGGCCACGTCTGGCCCATGTACTTGAGACACAGGAAAGAAATGGAGGACAACTGCGAAAGAATAG CGTATCTCGATGGAATGACATCAAAGGACGATATCTACAACAAAGTATATGAAAGTTTTCAGAACGGCCTGCTGAACAACTTATAg
- the LOC117462385 gene encoding nicotinamide riboside kinase 2-like isoform X1 produces the protein MKFIIGIGGVTNGGKTTLTNRLLKTLPNCCVVHQDDFFKKPDQIEVGDDGFRQWDVINAIDMEAMVSTVKGWQENPVKFALSHGVSMSPESTTEEGIHILIVEGFLIYNYKPLIDVYDKCFYISIPYEECKKRRSTRTYTLPDPPGLFDGHVWPMYLRHRKEMEDNCERIAYLDGMTSKDDIYNKVYESFQNGLLNNL, from the exons ATGAAGTTCATCATCGGCATTGGAGG agTGACCAACGGTGGCAAGACCACTTTAACAAATAGACTACTAAAGACATTACCCAACTGTTGTGTGGTGCACCAGGATGACTTTTTCAAG AAACCCGATCAAATAGAAGTCGGCGACGACGGCTTTAGACAGTGGGATG TGATCAACGCCATCGACATGGAGGCTATGGTTAGCACCGTGAAAGGCTGGCAGGAAAACCCTGTCAAGTTTGCCCTCTCCCACGGCGTCAGCATGTCACCTGAATCCACCACAGAGGAGGGGATCCATATCCTCATTGTGGAGGGGTTCCTCATCTACAACTACAA GCCTCTAATTGACGTCTACGACAAATGTTTCTACATTTCCATTCCTTATGAGGAGTGCAAAAAGAGGAGAAG TACAAGGACATACACCCTCCCCGACCCCCCCGGCCTGTTCGACGGCCACGTCTGGCCCATGTACTTGAGACACAGGAAAGAAATGGAGGACAACTGCGAAAGAATAG CGTATCTCGATGGAATGACATCAAAGGACGATATCTACAACAAAGTATATGAAAGTTTTCAGAACGGCCTGCTGAACAACTTATAg
- the LOC117462514 gene encoding protein-lysine 6-oxidase-like: protein MAQWSLLLLYFFHGQLPLMFGQQQQRTVGPWRNRIQWENNGQIYSLMSTGSEYHAPVRSRSQSRVYVSGRRDGTWSQMPGAHRRATPIRPGQAESRQVRTDQRPPGAAGYVATRRSIPVHPNTVNASAPGRVRDLPVRRSRMDALYTRGGDPGPGAQYQPLRAVPEAMAVSMQHAHTDQSISAHPTSLERVPEAPALSTALSQAGSNEANANGENMANEENMANDDPRNPLKNHRNSVFYNSYPTRGRSSARNRRPPVTGYGTGYFQNGLPDLVPDPYAIQAGAYIQRMQMFALRCAAEENCLARSAYGPGVRDIDFRVLLRFPQKVINQGTTDFLPVKPRYQWDWHSCHQHYHSMDAFSNYDLLDIVTERNVAEGHKASFCLEDTGCEPGFRRRYACTSHTQGLSPGCHDVYAANIDCQWIDITDVPPGNYILKVTVNPNSSVQESDFTNNIVRCDITYTGIYVQTRNCRVSRS from the exons ATGGCACAATGGTCACTCTTATTGTTATACTTTTTCCATGGACAACTTCCCCTCATGtttgggcagcagcagcagcgcacAGTTGGCCCCTGGCGAAACCGGATCCAGTGGGAGAACAACGGGCAGATTTATAGTTTAATGAGCACCGGCTCAGAGTACCATGCTCCGGTTCGGTCCAGAAGCCAGTCGAGGGTTTATGTGAGTGGCAGAAGGGATGGCACCTGGAGCCAAATGCCGGGAGCCCATAGAAGAGCCACTCCGATAAGACCCGGACAGGCTGAGTCCAGACAGGTGAGGACTGATCAGCGCCCTCCCGGAGCTGCAGGTTATGTGGCCACGCGGCGCTCAATCCCTGTACACCCCAATACCGTCAACGCCTCTGCACCGGGAAGAGTTAGAGACCTACCCGTGAGGAGAAGTCGTATGGATGCTCTGTACACCAGAGGAGGAGATCCGGGGCCCGGTGCGCAATACCAGCCTTTACGCGCGGTGCCAGAGGCGATGGCTGTATCCATGCAACACGCGCATACCGATCAATCCATCTCAGCACATCCAACCAGTCTGGAGAGGGTACCTGAAGCCCCTGCTCTTTCCACTGCACTCAGTCAGGCTGGTTCTAACGAGGCAAATGCTAACGGAGAGAACATGGCTAACGAAGAGAACATGGCTAACGACGACCCTCGAAACCCATTAAAGAACCACAGAAATTCGGTTTTCTACAACTCATATCCCACCAGAGGGAGGTCATCGGCCCGCAACCGCCGTCCGCCTGTCACAGGTTATGGTACAGGATATTTCCAAAATG GACTGCCAGACCTCGTGCCAGACCCGTATGCCATCCAGGCCGGTGCTTATATCCAGCGCATGCAGATGTTTGCACTCCGCTGTGCAGCCGAGGAGAATTGTCTAGCCAG GTCGGCTTATGGACCCGGCGTAAGAGACATCGACTTCAGAGTCCTGCTGCGGTTCCCCCAGAAAGTGATCAACCAAGGCACCACGGACTTCCTTCCTGTCAAGCCCAGATATCAGTGGGACTGGCACAGCTGTCACCA ACACTACCACAGCATGGACGCCTTCAGTAACTACGACCTGCTGGACATCGTCACTGAACGTAACGTGGCCGAGGGACACAAAGCCAGCTTTTGTCTGGAGGACACGGGCTGTGAACCTGGATTCAGGCGGCGCTACGCCTGTACATCTCACACGCAG GGCTTAAGCCCGGGATGCCATGACGTCTACGCTGCCAACATCGACTGCCAGTGGATCGACATCACTGATGTGCCTCCAGGGAACTACATCTTAAAG GTTACTGTGAACCCCAATTCCAGCGTCCAGGAGTCAGACTTCACCAATAACATAGTGAGATGTGATATCACATACACAGGAATCTATGTTCAGACACGCAACTGCCGAGTATCAAG gAGTTGA
- the LOC117462384 gene encoding caytaxin-like, which translates to MGTAEATLRMDSMEVKDEWQDEDFPRPLPEDGDGLTDNRTNHPTTLNVGETMAQRKRRTLVAPDMNLSLDQSEGSVLSDEFLETPDDLDINVDDMETPDETDSLEFINNGNELEWEDDTPVATAKRLPGESDEERDSSGRLWRTVIIGDQEQRIDMQVIRPYLRVVTHGGYYGEGLNAIIVFAACNLPDSGCEDYAYIMENLFLYVVSSLELLVAEDYMIIYLNGATPRRKMPGISWLKRCYQMIDRKLRKNLKCLVIAHPTWFIRTVLAISRPFISVKFMNKIRYVHTLEELSQIIPMEHVQIPECVLQYDEEKLRSQSERLEQEQQPTKPTLAKERPKSMIAEVGRDI; encoded by the exons ATGGGTACAGCAGAAGCCACTCTACGCATGGACAGCATGGAGGTCAAGGACGAGTGGCAGGATGAAGACTtccccag GCCACTACCAGAGGATGGAGATGGCCTCACTGACAACAGAACCA ATCATCCCACCACTCTAAATGTGGGCGAGACCATGGCTCAGCGTAAGCGCCGCACGCTGGTCGCTCCCGACATGAACCTGTCCCTGGATCAGAGCGAGGGCTCCGTGCTCTCTGATGAGTTTCTGGAAACACCCGACGACCTGGACATCAACGTAGACGACATGGAGACTCCTGATGAGACGGACTCGCTCGAGTTCATCAACAACGGCAACGAGCTGGAGTGGGAAG ATGACACTCCTGTGGCCACTGCAAAGCGTCTTCCAGGGGAAAGTGACGAGGAGAGAGACTCATCTGGCCGCCTGTGGCGAACAGTGATCATCGGTGATCAGGAGCAGCGGATTGACATGCAGGTCATCAGACCGTACCTGAGGGTGGTCACACATGGAG GATATTATGGAGAGGGTCTGAATGCCATCATCGTGTTTGCAGCCTGCAACCTTCCTGACAGCGGCTGTGAGGACTACGCGTACATCATGGAGAATCTCTTCCT GTACGTTGTGAGCAGCCTGGAGCTGCTGGTGGCAGAAGATTACATGATCATTTACCTGAACGGAGCGACTCCTCGCAGGAAGATGCCGGGCATCAGCTGGCTGAAGAGATGCTACCAGATGATTGATAGGAA ACTGAGAAAGAATCTGAAATGTCTCGTCATCGCTCACCCAACGTGGTTCATCCGGACCGTCCTGGCCATCTCCAGACCTTTCATCAG CGTGAAGTTCATGAATAAAATCCGCTACGTTCACACCCTGGAGGAGCTCAGTCAGATCATCCCCATGGAGCACGTGCAGATCCCTGAGTGTGTGCTGCA GTATGATGAGGAGAAGTTACGATCACAAAGTGAAAG ACTTGAGCAAGAGCAGCAGCCGACAAAACCAACACTAGCTAAAGAAAG GCCAAAGTCAATGATAGCCGAGGTTGGCCGTGACATCTGA